Proteins encoded in a region of the Microcoleus sp. bin38.metabat.b11b12b14.051 genome:
- a CDS encoding ATP-binding protein, translating into MWQIVKDIFSPTQYMPHGHCYLWQTPLVWLHITGDFLIAIAYFSIPAMLIYFVFKRRDVPFLGIFALFGAFIILCGTGHLLDIWTLWHSAYWLSGIEKAITALVSCYTAGSMVTLLPQFLSLKTPQELEAINIKLEREIAVREDAELALRCAYEDLEIKVQERTAQLRETNSCLEMEARERQEAELKLRSVTERLQYLLATTPAVIFSCKLGGKHDITFVSDNIVSLIGYEAGDFFEDSFDWHSLIHPEDREIVDAAFTQILEKESISYEYRERHKDGSYRWMYDEVKLVKDAAGIPLECVGYGVDITARKQAESALQQQLKREQLVDAIQERIRSSLNLEEVMRMAVEEVRQFLSTDRTVIYRFRPDWSGFVAVESVARGVMPILGIDINDNCFREGYVPIYAQGHIRAIDNIYTAGISECHINLLSEFQIKANLVVPILQGEKLWGLLIAHHCHSQRHWNSSEIESLKQISVQLAIAIQQCTLFEQAQTEISERKLAESALQKAVVVADAANLAKSEFLSSMSHELRTPLNAILGFSQVMVRDSSLNDQHQQHLEIINRAGEHLLSLINDILEMSKIEAGRSQLNEGSFNLIRLLETLEDMFRLKAKSKRLQLNFEVANSVPHFVNGDEGKLHQILINIVGNAIKFTERGSVTLRLKNQVEENWAAQTAELAEAETKTAEIDSETSPPGDFDCVDAHSIRPVSLGLHFEIEDTGPGIAPEEMGKLFAPFEQTKAGYKSQQGTGLGLPISRKFVQMMGGDIAVCSTPDLGSTFSFDIQLRLAEPSEIQMLKPQKKVIGLAPNQPEYRILVVDDRADNCLVIDRLLSPLGILVREARNGQEAIALWEDWQPHLIWMDMQMPVMNGYEATRQIKSHPLGKNTVIVALTASAFEEERKTILDAGCDDFLRKPFEAKILFSIIEKHLGLRYIYAEPVSVNVENESQINGIAGHHQSVEAQLCQMPIDWVEQIHKAAHECYDDKIMRLIEEMPRELASAAQVLNDLAHDFLFDDIIDLAKSAVKARQS; encoded by the coding sequence ATGTGGCAAATAGTCAAAGATATCTTTTCTCCAACTCAGTATATGCCGCACGGTCACTGCTATTTGTGGCAAACACCTTTGGTGTGGCTGCACATAACCGGCGACTTTTTAATCGCGATCGCCTATTTTTCAATTCCGGCGATGCTGATTTATTTTGTGTTTAAGCGCCGCGACGTTCCTTTTTTAGGAATATTTGCTTTATTTGGTGCATTCATTATTCTCTGCGGCACCGGTCACTTGCTAGACATTTGGACGCTGTGGCATTCCGCTTATTGGCTGTCGGGGATAGAAAAAGCAATTACTGCTCTCGTTTCTTGCTACACTGCCGGATCGATGGTAACGCTACTACCCCAGTTTTTGTCATTAAAGACTCCTCAGGAATTAGAAGCAATTAATATCAAGTTGGAACGGGAAATCGCCGTTCGCGAAGATGCAGAATTAGCTCTCCGCTGTGCCTACGAAGATTTAGAAATTAAAGTGCAGGAGCGCACTGCACAGTTGAGAGAAACCAACAGTTGCTTAGAAATGGAAGCTCGCGAGCGCCAAGAAGCCGAGTTAAAATTGCGCTCTGTAACCGAACGCTTGCAATATTTGCTAGCTACTACTCCGGCAGTGATTTTTAGCTGCAAGTTAGGGGGTAAACATGACATAACATTTGTCAGCGATAACATTGTTTCACTGATCGGCTACGAAGCGGGAGATTTTTTTGAGGATTCCTTTGATTGGCACAGCCTCATTCACCCCGAAGATCGAGAAATTGTCGATGCTGCATTCACTCAAATATTGGAAAAAGAATCGATTTCCTACGAATACCGCGAACGTCACAAAGACGGTAGTTATCGTTGGATGTACGATGAGGTTAAGTTGGTCAAAGATGCTGCTGGCATACCTCTGGAGTGTGTTGGTTATGGAGTAGATATTACAGCTCGCAAACAAGCAGAATCAGCTTTGCAGCAGCAACTTAAAAGGGAGCAGCTTGTAGATGCGATTCAAGAGCGGATTCGGTCTTCTCTCAACCTAGAAGAAGTTATGAGAATGGCTGTTGAAGAAGTGCGCCAGTTTTTGTCAACTGACAGAACAGTTATTTACCGCTTTCGCCCAGATTGGAGTGGATTTGTAGCAGTAGAGTCGGTTGCAAGAGGTGTCATGCCGATTTTGGGAATTGATATTAATGACAATTGTTTTCGCGAAGGCTACGTTCCTATTTATGCACAGGGACATATTCGGGCGATCGACAATATTTACACTGCTGGTATTTCCGAGTGCCACATTAATCTACTCAGCGAATTTCAAATTAAAGCTAACCTTGTGGTTCCCATTTTGCAAGGGGAAAAGTTATGGGGCTTGCTAATTGCCCATCACTGCCACAGTCAAAGACATTGGAACTCTTCTGAGATAGAATCTCTCAAGCAAATTTCCGTGCAGCTAGCAATTGCCATCCAGCAATGCACGCTATTTGAACAAGCTCAAACAGAAATTTCTGAGCGCAAGTTGGCAGAATCAGCGCTGCAAAAAGCTGTCGTGGTTGCTGATGCTGCTAACCTCGCCAAAAGCGAATTTCTTTCTTCTATGAGTCACGAATTGCGTACTCCCTTGAATGCAATTCTGGGATTTAGTCAGGTGATGGTGCGCGATTCATCTCTCAACGATCAACACCAGCAACACCTGGAAATTATTAATCGGGCTGGGGAACATTTGCTGTCCCTGATTAATGACATTTTGGAAATGTCTAAAATTGAAGCAGGCAGAAGTCAGCTTAACGAAGGTAGTTTTAATTTAATACGCCTGCTAGAAACCTTAGAAGATATGTTCCGATTGAAAGCTAAATCTAAGAGATTGCAGCTCAATTTTGAGGTGGCTAACAGCGTACCGCACTTTGTCAATGGAGATGAGGGTAAATTGCACCAAATTTTGATTAATATTGTAGGAAATGCAATTAAGTTTACAGAGAGGGGTAGTGTTACGTTGCGACTGAAAAACCAGGTAGAAGAAAATTGGGCTGCCCAAACGGCAGAGTTGGCGGAAGCAGAAACAAAAACTGCCGAAATCGACTCCGAAACCTCGCCACCTGGGGATTTTGATTGTGTAGACGCCCATTCTATTCGCCCGGTATCTTTAGGCCTTCATTTTGAAATTGAAGATACTGGCCCCGGTATTGCCCCAGAAGAAATGGGGAAGTTATTTGCACCATTCGAGCAAACAAAAGCAGGTTATAAATCCCAACAGGGAACAGGACTAGGTTTACCAATTAGTCGGAAGTTTGTACAAATGATGGGAGGTGATATTGCTGTTTGTAGTACACCTGATTTGGGAAGTACGTTTTCATTTGATATTCAACTCAGGCTGGCTGAGCCTAGCGAGATTCAAATGCTTAAACCGCAGAAAAAAGTGATTGGTTTAGCACCAAATCAACCAGAATATCGGATTTTAGTAGTAGACGATCGCGCTGATAACTGTCTAGTCATAGATAGATTATTATCACCGCTAGGAATCCTCGTGCGAGAAGCTAGAAATGGTCAAGAAGCTATTGCTCTATGGGAGGATTGGCAACCGCACCTGATTTGGATGGATATGCAGATGCCTGTCATGAATGGCTATGAAGCCACCAGACAAATTAAATCTCATCCTCTCGGGAAAAACACCGTGATTGTGGCTCTCACTGCTAGCGCTTTTGAAGAGGAACGAAAAACTATCTTAGACGCAGGCTGCGACGATTTTTTGCGTAAACCCTTTGAAGCAAAAATACTATTCTCTATTATAGAGAAACATTTAGGACTCCGCTATATTTACGCGGAACCTGTTTCTGTTAATGTCGAAAATGAAAGCCAAATTAATGGGATTGCTGGCCATCATCAATCTGTAGAAGCCCAACTCTGTCAAATGCCTATTGATTGGGTGGAGCAGATCCATAAAGCTGCTCATGAATGCTACGACGATAAAATTATGCGATTGATTGAAGAAATGCCTAGAGAGTTGGCGAGTGCTGCACAAGTTTTAAATGATTTAGCACATGATTTCCTATTCGATGATATTATAGATTTAGCGAAATCTGCGGTTAAGGCGCGTCAGTCTTAA
- a CDS encoding adenylate/guanylate cyclase domain-containing protein, which produces MNSNSTSSAIILIVDDTPDNVRLLSTILTEQGYQVRKALNGPRALATVQEFPPNLILLDVMMPEMNGYEVCAQLKASAQTSSIPVIFLSALDDVLDKVKAFDVGAVDYITKPFQGKEVLARVANQLTIQSQQKLLLEQTKQLEELVECLQNEIKEREAVELALRLAQQKSDDLLLNILPAAIVENLKKGEGYPAERFESATVLFADLVDFTSLAARISPLELVDLLNQIFSKFDELTEKHGLEKIKTIGDAYMVAGGLPVPRADHADAIANMALDMQEAIANFKADTGEPFQIRIGIHTGPVVAGVIGTKKFIYDLWGDTVNVASRMESHGLSGYIQVTGAVYEQLKDRYLFEERGEITVKGKGDTSVYWLKAKKIRCS; this is translated from the coding sequence ATGAACAGCAATTCGACAAGTTCCGCCATCATTCTAATAGTTGATGATACGCCAGATAACGTGCGTCTTTTATCTACAATCCTAACTGAGCAAGGCTATCAGGTTCGTAAAGCGTTGAATGGGCCAAGAGCTTTGGCGACGGTGCAGGAGTTTCCGCCGAATCTAATTCTGCTGGACGTGATGATGCCAGAGATGAATGGATATGAGGTGTGCGCGCAGTTGAAAGCTTCAGCACAAACCAGTTCCATTCCGGTGATATTTTTAAGCGCCTTAGATGATGTTTTAGATAAGGTGAAAGCCTTTGATGTTGGAGCAGTTGACTATATTACTAAACCTTTTCAAGGTAAAGAAGTATTGGCACGAGTGGCAAATCAGTTAACAATTCAAAGCCAGCAAAAGCTACTTCTAGAACAAACTAAGCAATTAGAAGAACTTGTCGAATGTTTGCAAAATGAAATTAAAGAGCGGGAAGCGGTTGAGCTAGCTTTAAGGCTGGCTCAACAAAAGTCGGATGATTTATTGCTAAATATTTTACCTGCTGCGATTGTTGAAAATTTGAAAAAAGGCGAAGGTTATCCTGCTGAGAGGTTTGAGTCAGCAACAGTGCTGTTTGCGGATCTTGTCGATTTTACTTCTCTTGCTGCGAGAATTTCACCACTAGAATTGGTGGATTTGCTCAATCAAATTTTTTCTAAGTTTGACGAACTAACTGAAAAACACGGTTTGGAGAAAATTAAAACAATTGGAGATGCTTATATGGTAGCAGGGGGTTTGCCTGTGCCGAGGGCAGATCATGCAGATGCGATCGCCAATATGGCTTTGGATATGCAGGAGGCGATCGCAAATTTTAAAGCGGACACAGGCGAACCATTTCAAATTCGGATTGGCATTCATACAGGCCCAGTAGTTGCTGGGGTAATTGGCACTAAAAAATTTATCTATGATTTGTGGGGGGATACTGTTAATGTTGCTTCTCGGATGGAATCACACGGATTATCGGGATATATTCAAGTTACTGGGGCTGTTTACGAACAGTTAAAAGATCGGTATTTATTTGAGGAACGGGGCGAAATTACGGTTAAAGGTAAAGGAGATACGAGCGTTTATTGGCTCAAGGCTAAAAAAATCCGTTGCAGCTAA
- a CDS encoding recombinase family protein, producing the protein MKIIAYSYSEPLLEPAPAAEIWGQEVDRTYQDLGGRQQLQQLLKDCQTEPVKYLLIQRFEELGDTVQQVCAHLEQLENLGIQLIVTDEKQTENRANLLKLLAELQRSQHSRSLRKGHARNRIKSLPPPGKAPYGYRRGKDKYTIDKTASPAVKDFFEHFLIYGSLRGSVRHLAKKYNKKISVSTGRRWLTNPAYRGDLQYQNGQVISNTHVPIISREEAAQIDRLLRRNRGLAPRSASAPRSLAGLAICAECKSPMTVAKVTAYRKEKEYLYLRPINCLSQPKCRGISYEEVLQLTIARICRDLPDAVAGLQMPDLNVIKAGMAAAIQSKQQILEQLPALIASGILDTETADLRSYKIRTEVAELQSKLAQMPPVNLREIAQTVSLPQFWLDLSESERRFYFREFIDRIEIVRKNSQVNLQIIFIF; encoded by the coding sequence ATGAAAATCATCGCCTACTCTTACAGCGAACCGCTGCTAGAACCTGCGCCAGCAGCGGAAATTTGGGGCCAAGAGGTCGATCGCACCTATCAAGACTTAGGAGGGCGCCAGCAACTCCAGCAACTGCTAAAAGACTGCCAAACCGAACCAGTCAAATACCTGTTAATTCAGCGCTTTGAAGAACTCGGCGACACAGTACAGCAAGTGTGCGCCCACCTCGAACAACTAGAAAACCTCGGCATCCAACTAATTGTCACAGACGAAAAACAAACAGAAAACAGAGCCAACTTGCTCAAACTCCTCGCCGAACTCCAGCGCAGCCAGCACAGCCGCAGCCTTCGCAAAGGACACGCCCGCAACCGCATCAAATCCCTTCCCCCACCCGGAAAAGCCCCCTACGGCTACCGGCGCGGCAAAGACAAATATACGATCGACAAAACCGCCTCCCCCGCCGTCAAAGACTTTTTTGAACACTTTCTCATCTACGGTTCCCTGCGCGGTTCCGTGCGCCATTTAGCAAAGAAATACAACAAAAAAATCTCCGTCAGCACAGGCCGCCGCTGGCTGACAAATCCCGCCTACCGAGGCGATTTACAATATCAAAACGGCCAAGTAATTTCTAACACCCACGTCCCGATTATTTCCAGAGAAGAAGCCGCCCAAATAGACAGATTGCTGCGGCGCAACCGCGGCCTTGCTCCCCGCAGCGCCAGCGCCCCGCGTTCCCTCGCAGGTTTAGCAATTTGCGCCGAGTGCAAATCGCCCATGACAGTTGCCAAAGTCACAGCCTACCGCAAAGAGAAAGAATACCTTTATTTGCGACCGATTAACTGTCTGTCACAGCCTAAATGCCGCGGCATTTCCTACGAAGAAGTATTGCAATTAACCATAGCGAGAATTTGTCGCGATTTGCCCGATGCTGTTGCTGGTTTGCAAATGCCGGATCTGAATGTAATCAAAGCAGGAATGGCTGCGGCGATCCAATCTAAACAACAAATCCTAGAGCAACTCCCCGCCCTGATTGCAAGCGGCATTTTAGACACAGAAACCGCTGATTTGCGCTCCTATAAAATACGCACAGAAGTTGCAGAACTGCAAAGCAAATTAGCGCAAATGCCCCCCGTAAATTTGCGAGAAATTGCTCAAACTGTTTCTCTTCCCCAATTTTGGCTCGACTTATCGGAATCGGAACGGAGGTTCTACTTTAGAGAATTTATCGATCGCATTGAAATAGTCCGGAAAAATTCTCAGGTGAATCTGCAAATTATTTTCATTTTTTAA
- a CDS encoding VOC family protein, translating into MEITNCLHAAIIVSNLEKSQHFYSNVLGLPKIDRELKFPGIWYQIGNFQLHLILAATILPDAVDSEKWGRNRHLAFAVANLEAAKQQLAANNCPVQMSASGRSALFTQDPDGNIIELSE; encoded by the coding sequence ATGGAAATTACTAATTGCCTCCACGCCGCCATAATCGTTTCCAATCTCGAAAAATCCCAACACTTTTACAGCAACGTATTAGGACTGCCAAAAATCGATCGCGAATTAAAATTTCCGGGAATCTGGTATCAAATCGGCAACTTCCAGCTCCACCTAATTTTAGCTGCAACAATTCTACCAGATGCCGTAGATTCCGAAAAATGGGGACGCAACCGACATCTAGCGTTTGCTGTGGCTAACTTAGAGGCTGCAAAACAGCAATTAGCAGCCAACAATTGCCCGGTACAAATGAGCGCGTCAGGGCGATCGGCATTATTTACCCAAGATCCAGATGGGAATATCATTGAACTCAGCGAGTAA
- a CDS encoding SpoIIE family protein phosphatase — MASTLWQFRLRTALVLPFVLQIVAAVGLVGYLSFRNGQKAVTDLANQLMIQVSDRTYRHLDDYLLTPHQINQINIDAIETGLLDINDLDIAGLYFWKQVQAFDNLGFISYGLSDGRFIGAGPVRAGEGISIAEVSARTNWKINAHLTDGKGNRIKVTQVAPYDTVTLEWYTQAAQAGKPIWTSVYSLDELNFIAVGAMRPMYAKGKLIGVIGVDLQLSNITNFLHNLNFSKSGRIFIMERDGQLIGNSGPQPSFIKVNNQVKRFSALNISDPAIQAAAKALQERFGSFKNLKNSARINIKIKGENYFVLVAPWQDKFGLDWPIVTVVPESDFMGQINANTRTTIILCAIAFTVATAIGIFTARWIATPIEAITQASEYMANGDLDRQVKTSSLIELKKLANSFNSMAGQLKESFETLEDKVTQRTSELATANAEIVTLNQRLKAENMRMSAELYILKQMQQLILPKHPEMQEIEDLDIAGFMEPADEVGGDYYDILHTDGVVTIGIGDVTGHGLESGILMVMTQAAVRTLHQLRESDPVRFLDTINRTIYQNIQRMSSDKNLTLAILNYACGTISISGQHEETIVVRKNGKIERIDTIDLGFPIGLDENISELIHQVLVKLEPGDGVVLYTDGIPEARNIYKKFYGIERLCEVVSINWHKSSEEIKQSAIDDLREFIGEQKVFDDITLVIVKLKDGLTVKHF, encoded by the coding sequence ATGGCCTCCACTCTTTGGCAATTTCGTCTCCGCACCGCCCTCGTACTTCCCTTTGTGCTGCAAATCGTTGCAGCCGTTGGCTTAGTCGGCTATCTTTCCTTCCGTAACGGACAAAAAGCGGTAACAGATTTAGCTAACCAGTTAATGATTCAAGTAAGCGATCGCACTTATCGGCACTTAGATGATTATCTCTTAACTCCACATCAAATTAATCAGATCAATATCGATGCGATCGAAACAGGATTGCTGGATATAAATGACTTAGATATTGCAGGACTTTATTTTTGGAAACAGGTGCAAGCATTCGATAATCTTGGCTTCATTTCCTATGGACTTTCAGATGGACGCTTTATTGGTGCTGGGCCAGTAAGAGCGGGAGAAGGCATCAGCATTGCCGAAGTTTCAGCAAGGACAAACTGGAAAATTAACGCGCATTTAACCGACGGCAAGGGCAATCGAATTAAGGTAACGCAGGTTGCTCCTTACGATACGGTGACATTAGAATGGTACACTCAGGCAGCTCAAGCAGGGAAACCGATCTGGACTTCTGTCTATTCGCTAGATGAGCTTAACTTTATTGCTGTCGGGGCAATGCGTCCCATGTATGCCAAGGGCAAGCTAATCGGAGTGATTGGGGTCGATTTACAACTATCCAATATTACTAATTTTCTGCACAACTTAAACTTTAGTAAATCCGGGCGAATTTTCATTATGGAACGAGACGGACAATTGATTGGAAATTCTGGGCCGCAACCCTCTTTTATCAAGGTGAATAATCAAGTCAAACGCTTTAGCGCTCTCAACATCTCCGACCCTGCGATCCAAGCTGCTGCTAAAGCGTTGCAAGAACGGTTCGGTAGCTTTAAAAATCTTAAAAATAGCGCCAGGATTAATATTAAAATTAAAGGTGAAAATTACTTTGTCCTCGTTGCTCCGTGGCAAGACAAGTTTGGGCTGGACTGGCCGATCGTGACGGTGGTTCCCGAATCTGATTTTATGGGTCAAATCAATGCGAATACCCGCACCACAATTATCTTGTGTGCGATCGCATTTACTGTGGCAACGGCAATTGGAATTTTCACAGCCCGCTGGATTGCTACCCCGATTGAAGCCATCACCCAAGCTTCGGAATACATGGCTAACGGCGATCTAGACCGACAGGTAAAAACTAGCTCCCTTATCGAACTAAAAAAACTTGCGAACTCTTTTAACAGCATGGCAGGACAACTAAAAGAATCCTTTGAAACTCTAGAAGATAAAGTTACACAACGCACCAGTGAACTCGCCACAGCTAACGCCGAAATTGTGACGCTCAATCAGCGACTCAAAGCCGAAAATATGCGAATGAGTGCTGAACTATACATTCTCAAACAAATGCAGCAGTTGATTTTGCCTAAACACCCAGAAATGCAGGAGATTGAAGACTTAGATATTGCCGGATTTATGGAACCAGCCGATGAAGTAGGTGGCGATTATTACGATATCCTCCATACTGACGGCGTGGTCACTATTGGCATCGGCGATGTCACCGGACATGGCTTAGAAAGCGGGATTTTGATGGTGATGACTCAAGCGGCTGTCCGCACTCTTCACCAACTGAGAGAATCAGATCCGGTGCGTTTTTTAGATACCATCAACCGCACTATTTATCAAAATATTCAGCGCATGAGCTCAGACAAAAATCTGACGCTGGCTATTCTCAATTATGCCTGTGGAACAATCAGCATTAGCGGTCAGCATGAGGAAACTATTGTTGTCAGAAAAAACGGTAAGATCGAGCGGATTGATACAATAGATTTGGGATTTCCCATCGGCTTGGATGAGAATATTTCAGAGTTGATCCACCAAGTTTTAGTAAAGTTAGAACCGGGGGACGGAGTGGTGCTGTATACCGATGGCATTCCCGAAGCCCGAAATATTTACAAAAAATTCTACGGGATTGAGAGACTGTGTGAAGTGGTTTCGATTAATTGGCATAAAAGCTCCGAAGAAATCAAGCAATCGGCGATCGATGATTTACGAGAGTTTATTGGAGAACAAAAGGTTTTTGATGACATTACTTTAGTAATTGTTAAGCTTAAGGATGGGTTGACAGTCAAGCACTTTTGA
- a CDS encoding DUF6272 family protein yields the protein MTSGSLQTVPQIFGEFIDEFAPDRDSLELTFTPTSRPIKQRWRNNRVSAHFVADYLSSFIPVDEEDASSEKRIKQSKGAVSYIANELLENAIKFTDENSNYKVNFGIHFLGKFDVIAVIFATNCVQEPVAKKLQEFIAKVLNSDSNELYLQQLEKNAECEGETSGLGLLTMINDYSAKIGWKFEAMPDRPNLLCITTLVQISV from the coding sequence ATGACATCTGGAAGCTTACAAACTGTACCACAAATATTTGGAGAATTCATCGACGAATTTGCACCGGATCGCGACTCCCTAGAACTTACATTTACGCCCACTTCTCGCCCCATCAAGCAGCGCTGGCGCAACAATAGGGTATCTGCTCATTTTGTGGCAGATTATTTGTCCAGTTTTATCCCGGTGGACGAGGAGGATGCTAGCAGCGAAAAACGGATTAAACAAAGCAAGGGAGCCGTGAGCTATATCGCCAATGAACTGTTAGAAAATGCGATAAAGTTTACAGATGAAAATAGTAATTATAAGGTTAATTTTGGCATCCATTTTCTGGGAAAATTTGATGTAATAGCGGTTATTTTTGCCACTAACTGCGTGCAGGAACCAGTGGCTAAAAAGTTGCAGGAATTCATTGCTAAAGTGTTGAATTCTGACTCGAATGAACTGTATTTACAGCAGCTTGAAAAGAATGCTGAATGTGAAGGTGAAACATCGGGACTGGGATTGCTGACGATGATTAATGACTATTCAGCTAAGATTGGTTGGAAATTTGAAGCAATGCCAGATCGTCCCAACCTGCTCTGTATTACGACGCTAGTTCAAATTAGCGTTTAG
- a CDS encoding STAS domain-containing protein, with translation MDIQEIKGQDYSIQYDPQSMTVCFQGELCLDGASDYKPIVDLLEGVANPEPPHITLNLKKLDFVNSSGINMLSKFVITVRKKKTIQLLVVGSTDVPWQQKSLKNLEKLLPTLKLELE, from the coding sequence ATGGATATTCAGGAAATCAAAGGTCAAGACTACAGTATTCAATACGATCCACAATCGATGACAGTCTGTTTTCAAGGCGAACTCTGCTTAGACGGGGCGTCAGATTATAAGCCAATAGTTGATTTATTAGAGGGGGTCGCCAATCCCGAACCCCCTCACATTACTTTGAACCTCAAAAAATTGGATTTTGTTAATAGTTCTGGGATTAATATGCTGTCTAAGTTTGTCATTACTGTGCGAAAAAAGAAAACTATTCAACTATTGGTAGTGGGTTCGACAGATGTTCCTTGGCAACAAAAGTCTCTCAAGAATTTAGAAAAGCTGTTGCCAACTTTGAAGTTAGAACTGGAGTAG